The following proteins are encoded in a genomic region of Lachnospiraceae bacterium KM106-2:
- a CDS encoding 6-phosphofructokinase, translating into MKRIGILTSGGDCQSLNAAMRGVAKTLYTAYDHVQIIGFLDGYKGLIYNRYKELVREDFSGILTLGGTIIGTSREPFKYIELPGENGVNKVDAMIHNYNQHKLDALVILGGNGTHKTANLLRQQGLNIVTLPKTIDNDIWGTDMTFGFQSAVDVAASAIDCIHTTAASHGRVFIVEVMGHKVGWLTLYAGIAAGADIILLPEIPYNIESVVGAIEKRTKEGHSFSILAVAEGAIAKEDVSLKKKQYKAKLKEYIYPSVAYKLGKEIEDYTGEEVRITVPGHTQRGGAPCPYDRMLSSRLGAEAAKLIIQEKYGFMVGVKNHEIVPVPLEDVAGKLKRVDPDSTIIKEAKAMGICFGD; encoded by the coding sequence ATGAAGAGAATCGGAATATTAACAAGTGGAGGCGATTGCCAAAGCTTGAATGCTGCTATGAGAGGTGTTGCAAAAACATTATATACAGCTTATGATCATGTTCAGATAATTGGATTTTTAGATGGATATAAAGGTTTGATCTATAATCGATACAAAGAGTTGGTCAGAGAAGATTTTTCTGGAATCCTTACTTTGGGTGGTACGATTATCGGTACAAGCAGGGAGCCATTTAAGTATATTGAACTTCCGGGCGAGAATGGAGTTAATAAAGTTGATGCTATGATTCACAACTATAATCAGCATAAGTTAGACGCTCTTGTGATCCTTGGCGGAAATGGAACTCATAAAACAGCGAATTTATTAAGACAGCAGGGATTAAATATCGTTACGTTGCCGAAAACAATTGATAATGATATTTGGGGAACCGATATGACATTTGGTTTTCAAAGTGCAGTAGACGTTGCTGCATCTGCGATAGATTGTATACATACCACAGCGGCTTCTCATGGTCGCGTATTTATTGTTGAAGTAATGGGACATAAAGTTGGCTGGCTTACCTTATATGCAGGAATAGCCGCAGGAGCAGACATTATTCTTCTCCCAGAGATCCCATACAACATAGAATCAGTTGTGGGTGCAATAGAAAAGAGGACAAAAGAAGGTCACAGCTTTTCTATTTTAGCAGTTGCAGAAGGTGCGATTGCTAAAGAAGATGTTTCGCTAAAGAAGAAACAGTATAAAGCAAAACTTAAAGAGTATATTTATCCTTCGGTTGCCTATAAGTTAGGGAAAGAGATTGAGGATTATACAGGAGAAGAAGTTAGAATTACAGTTCCTGGGCATACTCAAAGAGGAGGAGCCCCTTGTCCCTATGATAGAATGTTATCTTCAAGATTAGGGGCAGAAGCGGCAAAATTAATTATTCAAGAGAAATATGGTTTCATGGTTGGAGTGAAAAATCATGAAATTGTTCCGGTACCATTAGAAGATGTTGCTGGTAAATTAAAGAGAGTAGATCCTGACAGTACCATCATTAAGGAAGCTAAGGCGATGGGAATATGTTTTGGAGATTGA
- a CDS encoding glucose-6-phosphate isomerase, with protein sequence MIKDVSLDYSLVSQFVSDEEIKMMKSLAENAKETLLKKTGAGNDFLGWIDLPVNYDKEEFARIQKAAEKIKSDSEVLIVIGIGGSYLGARAAIEFLRHSFYNSASKEVRKTPEIYYVGNNISSTYISHLLEVVGDRDFSINVISKSGTTTEPAIAFRIFKKLLNDKYGRKEAAKRIYATTDKAKGALKNLATEEGYETFVVPDDVGGRFSVLTAVGLLPIAVSGADISKLMEGAAAMRERCLNNKFEENDAVLYATIRNILLRKNKSIEILANYEPALHYVGEWWKQLYGESEGKDQKGIFPAAVDLTTDLHSMGQFIQDGQRTMFETVIELVNPTCSLTIEEEESDLDGLNYLAGKTVDFVNKSAMKGTLLAHTDGHVPNLMVKVPAQDELSLGQLFYFFEFACGVSGYILGVNPFNQPGVESYKKNMFALLGKPGFEKEREELLKRL encoded by the coding sequence ATGATAAAAGATGTATCGTTAGATTATTCATTAGTTAGCCAATTTGTATCTGATGAAGAAATCAAAATGATGAAAAGTCTTGCAGAGAATGCAAAAGAAACTTTATTAAAGAAGACTGGCGCAGGCAACGACTTTTTAGGATGGATTGATTTACCTGTTAACTATGATAAAGAAGAATTCGCTCGTATTCAGAAAGCAGCTGAAAAGATTAAAAGTGATTCGGAAGTTTTAATCGTAATCGGTATTGGTGGATCTTATCTTGGTGCTAGAGCAGCAATTGAGTTTTTAAGACATAGTTTTTATAACTCTGCTTCTAAAGAAGTTAGAAAAACTCCAGAGATTTATTACGTAGGTAATAATATCAGCTCTACTTACATCAGTCATTTACTAGAAGTTGTTGGAGACAGAGATTTCTCTATCAATGTTATTAGTAAATCCGGTACAACAACTGAACCAGCAATTGCTTTCCGTATCTTTAAGAAGCTTCTTAACGACAAATATGGTAGAAAAGAAGCTGCTAAAAGAATCTATGCTACGACAGATAAAGCAAAAGGTGCATTAAAGAACCTTGCAACAGAAGAAGGATATGAAACATTTGTAGTCCCTGATGATGTAGGTGGACGTTTCTCAGTATTAACAGCTGTAGGTTTATTACCAATCGCTGTTAGTGGTGCTGACATTTCTAAATTAATGGAAGGCGCTGCAGCAATGAGAGAACGTTGCTTAAATAATAAATTCGAAGAGAATGATGCAGTTTTATATGCTACAATCCGTAATATCTTATTAAGAAAAAATAAGAGCATTGAAATTTTAGCTAACTATGAACCAGCGCTTCATTATGTTGGTGAATGGTGGAAACAATTATACGGTGAAAGCGAAGGAAAAGATCAGAAAGGTATCTTCCCTGCAGCTGTTGATTTAACAACAGATCTTCATTCAATGGGACAATTTATTCAAGATGGTCAAAGAACTATGTTCGAGACAGTTATTGAATTAGTTAACCCAACATGTTCTCTTACAATTGAAGAAGAAGAGAGTGACTTAGACGGACTTAACTACTTAGCTGGTAAGACAGTTGATTTTGTTAATAAGAGTGCAATGAAAGGTACATTATTAGCTCATACAGATGGACATGTTCCAAACTTAATGGTTAAAGTTCCTGCTCAAGATGAATTATCTTTAGGACAGTTATTCTATTTCTTCGAATTCGCATGTGGTGTAAGTGGTTATATTTTAGGAGTAAATCCTTTTAACCAACCAGGTGTTGAAAGTTATAAGAAAAACATGTTTGCATTACTTGGCAAACCAGGTTTTGAAAAAGAAAGAGAAGAATTATTAAAACGTTTATAA
- a CDS encoding peptidoglycan-binding LysM, with protein MIEKVNSKEENQDKEANSLSKSVKLPKNIRQVGQVESGKRIYIEDYVMTYIKQMAIKNNGNYQVAILLGSIKRAEERDNIFINGAIEVKEARFDEERILTNECWSQIYEQIKQYFTDVEIVGWYITKPGLLLELNERITKVHIDNFAGVNKVLLMYDSIEREEAFYLYSNSKLQKQDGYCIYYERNHAMQSYMLSKDEKPSMEAGYEDRASKEIRQTLERKKEQKEAKQSKLSIYYLASTAVAAAVLIFAATVLLNKNKQWLPTTSSISSEKPETSVNVVDDTKKKDSTVANVADGSSTGIKQEKINGDTDTTKAPDSTLPPAKSSDTNKGDVKAASGNQVKNQQNVFYHIVKSGETLGSISKRYFGSKNYVKRIKEVNGMNDENKIVAGQKIKIPFGESD; from the coding sequence ATGATTGAAAAGGTGAATAGCAAGGAAGAAAATCAAGATAAGGAAGCAAACAGTTTGAGTAAGAGTGTTAAACTACCTAAAAATATTCGACAAGTGGGTCAGGTTGAAAGTGGAAAGAGAATTTATATTGAGGACTATGTCATGACGTATATAAAGCAAATGGCTATTAAAAATAATGGGAATTACCAGGTGGCCATTTTGCTTGGTTCAATTAAAAGAGCAGAGGAACGAGACAATATTTTTATCAACGGAGCAATTGAAGTAAAAGAGGCGCGATTTGATGAAGAAAGGATTCTGACAAATGAGTGCTGGTCTCAAATATATGAACAAATAAAACAGTATTTTACGGATGTAGAGATCGTTGGATGGTATATTACGAAGCCAGGGCTGTTACTGGAGTTAAATGAGCGAATCACAAAAGTACATATTGATAATTTTGCTGGAGTTAATAAGGTTTTGCTTATGTATGACAGTATTGAAAGAGAGGAAGCGTTTTATCTCTATAGTAATTCCAAATTGCAGAAGCAGGATGGATATTGCATCTACTATGAACGGAATCATGCAATGCAGTCTTATATGCTGAGCAAAGACGAAAAGCCGAGCATGGAAGCAGGATATGAGGATCGTGCAAGCAAGGAGATTCGACAAACGTTAGAACGAAAGAAGGAACAAAAGGAAGCAAAGCAGAGTAAGCTATCCATATATTATTTAGCATCAACAGCAGTAGCAGCAGCGGTTTTGATTTTTGCGGCAACGGTGCTGTTGAATAAAAATAAGCAGTGGCTGCCCACAACTTCGAGCATTTCTTCGGAAAAGCCGGAGACATCCGTTAATGTAGTAGATGATACAAAGAAGAAAGATTCAACGGTTGCCAATGTAGCGGATGGGAGTAGTACCGGAATTAAACAGGAGAAGATTAATGGGGATACTGATACGACAAAAGCACCTGACAGTACTTTACCGCCAGCAAAATCAAGTGATACGAATAAGGGTGATGTAAAGGCTGCATCAGGGAATCAGGTGAAGAATCAGCAGAATGTATTTTATCATATAGTTAAGTCAGGTGAGACTCTGGGTTCTATTAGTAAGAGATATTTTGGGAGCAAGAATTATGTGAAAAGAATTAAAGAAGTAAATGGTATGAATGATGAAAATAAGATCGTTGCGGGACAGAAGATTAAGATTCCGTTTGGGGAAAGTGATTGA
- a CDS encoding recombination protein RecR, with protein sequence MDYYSKQISKLIEELSRLPGIGSKSAQRLAFHIINMPEDQVNNLAHTITDAKHNVCYCKECCTLTDKEICPICSSDKRNHREIMVVENSRDLAAYEKTQKFDGVYHVLHGAISPMLGIGPGDIKLKELMQRLQGDVDEVIIATNSSLEGETTAMYISKLIKPTGIKVTRIASGVPVGGDLEYIDEVTLLRALEGRIEL encoded by the coding sequence ATGGATTACTATAGTAAACAGATTAGTAAGTTAATAGAGGAACTTTCCAGACTTCCGGGCATTGGCTCAAAGTCAGCGCAAAGATTAGCGTTTCATATTATCAATATGCCAGAAGATCAAGTTAATAACTTAGCTCATACGATTACGGATGCAAAGCACAATGTTTGTTATTGCAAAGAATGTTGTACTTTAACGGATAAAGAAATTTGTCCGATTTGCAGCAGTGATAAGAGAAATCATCGAGAAATCATGGTAGTTGAGAATTCAAGAGATTTAGCTGCTTATGAGAAAACACAAAAGTTTGATGGTGTGTATCATGTTCTTCATGGAGCGATATCACCAATGCTTGGAATTGGCCCAGGAGATATCAAATTAAAAGAATTAATGCAACGTCTTCAAGGAGATGTTGATGAAGTTATTATAGCGACTAACTCCAGCTTAGAGGGTGAAACAACAGCTATGTATATCAGCAAGTTGATCAAACCAACAGGAATTAAGGTAACACGAATTGCCAGCGGTGTTCCTGTTGGAGGCGACTTAGAGTACATTGATGAAGTGACATTACTCAGAGCATTAGAAGGAAGAATAGAATTGTAA
- a CDS encoding erythrocyte binding protein 1: MVKDLFINNIFIYVIAALFGLGVIAKLIVWLSMKGLIRKSKKMATSKSKLLQTIRLKFETCYKLKLGVNNVDIFVDKYVYRHKFCGILLSTWDNLCGQLVTLCLLIGFGSGVLGVIENCEQKSILYTILTGAIAGGLLISFDLLTNIKQKKQVLVTNIKDYLENFLKISLENEALSATLIEQYHNEIEGMDIKMDKKKLAEKKRGDKKQLLKEELAARDSKKVNPEDMARERREAKKNELKQMIRDDKKPNIAVDKSKSSIAAADMKKTDQDGESKRLKDRKTKYVMTEEEEKLVEEILKEYLA, from the coding sequence ATGGTAAAGGATCTTTTTATTAATAACATTTTTATTTATGTCATTGCAGCATTATTTGGTTTGGGAGTTATTGCAAAGCTGATTGTATGGTTATCGATGAAGGGGTTGATACGGAAATCAAAGAAAATGGCAACATCAAAGAGTAAATTACTACAGACGATTCGTTTAAAATTTGAAACTTGCTATAAATTAAAACTGGGTGTGAATAATGTGGATATCTTTGTGGATAAATATGTATACAGGCATAAATTCTGTGGAATCTTATTATCCACTTGGGATAATTTATGTGGACAACTTGTAACTTTATGCTTATTAATTGGCTTTGGCAGTGGTGTATTGGGTGTTATTGAGAATTGTGAACAAAAATCCATTTTATACACAATCTTAACGGGAGCTATTGCGGGTGGATTGTTGATAAGTTTTGATCTGTTAACAAATATAAAACAGAAAAAGCAGGTTTTAGTAACCAATATTAAAGATTACTTAGAGAATTTCTTAAAAATCAGCTTGGAGAATGAGGCGTTAAGTGCGACGCTGATCGAACAATATCACAATGAGATAGAAGGTATGGATATTAAGATGGATAAAAAGAAATTAGCAGAGAAGAAACGAGGAGATAAAAAACAGCTGTTGAAGGAAGAGTTAGCAGCAAGGGATTCAAAGAAAGTAAATCCGGAGGATATGGCTAGGGAGAGAAGAGAAGCTAAAAAGAATGAGCTCAAACAGATGATCAGGGATGACAAAAAGCCTAATATCGCTGTGGATAAGTCAAAAAGTTCAATCGCGGCTGCTGATATGAAAAAGACAGATCAAGATGGAGAGAGTAAACGACTGAAAGATCGTAAGACGAAATATGTGATGACAGAAGAGGAAGAAAAGTTAGTAGAAGAAATATTAAAAGAGTATCTTGCGTAA
- a CDS encoding transcriptional repressor for NAD biosynthesis in gram-positives has translation MDGKTRRERIIQMLIESEDAISGSELAKRLGVSRQVIVQDIALLRATNKNILSTTKGYMLYYQEKQKVNRCYLVKHTTEQIEDELCTIVDNGGKVLDIIVMHEVYGQIQTDLVLGTRQEVYDFVKLLQTKKTVPLKELTYGVHLHTVEADSEQILDRIEEQLREKGYLMEV, from the coding sequence TTGGACGGTAAGACAAGAAGAGAGCGAATCATTCAGATGTTGATCGAATCAGAAGATGCCATATCGGGAAGTGAGTTGGCAAAGCGTTTAGGCGTAAGCAGACAGGTCATTGTTCAGGATATTGCATTATTGCGTGCGACAAATAAAAATATATTATCAACGACAAAAGGATACATGCTTTACTATCAAGAAAAACAAAAAGTTAATCGTTGTTATCTTGTAAAGCATACAACCGAGCAGATTGAAGATGAGTTATGTACAATTGTAGACAATGGTGGGAAGGTCTTAGATATTATTGTTATGCATGAAGTATATGGACAGATTCAAACGGATTTAGTTCTTGGGACAAGACAAGAGGTATATGATTTTGTTAAGTTACTCCAGACTAAGAAAACAGTACCGCTTAAGGAATTGACATATGGAGTTCATCTTCATACGGTAGAGGCGGACTCGGAACAGATTTTAGATCGTATTGAAGAACAGCTTCGAGAAAAAGGCTATTTGATGGAAGTATAA
- a CDS encoding spore protease GPR related protein yields the protein MKQSELTKNKLYYFNPQERNSIHYFCKELDQLIKEKLCHKHNIVILCIGSDRATGDSLGPIIGYKLSKLRTPGIQIYGTLSNPVHAKNLDLTIQHIKQNHKDSCIIAIDASLGNQDHIGFVTLGDGSLYPGMGVDKELPSVGDIYITGIVNISGMLNHMLLQTTRLDVVMQLADYICTGLRYSFYQLQRQRMS from the coding sequence ATGAAACAATCTGAACTAACCAAAAATAAATTATATTATTTTAACCCGCAGGAACGAAACTCTATACATTATTTTTGTAAAGAGTTAGATCAACTCATTAAAGAAAAACTCTGTCATAAACACAATATCGTAATTCTCTGCATTGGCTCTGATCGTGCAACCGGAGATAGTCTTGGTCCGATCATCGGCTATAAGCTTTCAAAGCTGAGAACTCCCGGCATCCAGATTTATGGCACCTTATCCAATCCCGTTCATGCGAAGAATCTCGATTTGACCATTCAACACATCAAACAAAATCATAAAGATTCTTGTATTATTGCAATTGATGCTTCTCTGGGCAACCAAGATCATATCGGGTTTGTAACTCTAGGTGATGGTTCCCTTTATCCTGGTATGGGAGTAGATAAAGAACTTCCAAGCGTAGGTGATATCTATATTACAGGCATTGTAAATATATCTGGTATGCTCAATCATATGCTTTTACAAACAACCAGGCTTGATGTCGTTATGCAGCTTGCCGATTACATTTGTACCGGGCTCCGTTACTCATTTTATCAATTGCAACGGCAACGAATGTCCTAA
- a CDS encoding DNA polymerase III subunits gamma and tau: MSYTALYRKFRPSSFEDVKGQDHVVTTLKNQIKSDRIGHAYLFCGTRGTGKTSIAKIFAKAVNCEHPVDGSPCNECPTCKAINSQTSMNVIEIDAASNNGVDNIREIVDEVQYSPTEGKYKVYIIDEVHMLSAGAFNALLKTLEEPPSYVIFILATTEVHKIPITILSRCQRYDFRRISIETISDRLREVTAKENVEIEDKAVKYIAKSADGALRDALSLLDQCMAFYFDQTLTYDKVLDVLGAVDIEVFSRLLDCVLKNDVVACIELIEELVIDGRELGQFVIDFTWYMRNLMLVKTSDQGMEMIDVSTEHQKVLKQESEHIELETLMRYIRVFSDLSNQIKYATQKRVLIEIACIKLCKPAMETNYDSLLDRIRVLEQKMENGITVVNQQPQQVTQQVQVQQEPSQEEAMEQQAFAAALPEELQLVAQNWSRIVASMEGPVKSMLMNARPTPGEGNMLMLVFDDELCKNFVEKEEHIDQIQQAIRKQIKKDVSVKTRLINQQSESMDKVQDLSKLIKNVDIEYV, encoded by the coding sequence ATGTCATATACAGCACTTTACCGAAAGTTTAGACCAAGTAGTTTTGAAGATGTAAAGGGCCAGGATCATGTTGTTACCACATTAAAGAATCAAATAAAGTCAGATCGTATTGGTCATGCGTATCTGTTTTGTGGAACAAGAGGTACTGGTAAAACATCAATTGCAAAGATTTTTGCAAAAGCAGTGAATTGTGAGCATCCTGTTGACGGAAGCCCATGTAATGAGTGTCCAACTTGTAAGGCAATTAATAGTCAGACATCCATGAATGTAATTGAAATTGATGCGGCAAGTAATAATGGTGTCGATAATATCAGAGAGATTGTAGATGAGGTACAATACTCTCCAACAGAAGGAAAATATAAAGTATATATTATCGATGAGGTCCACATGTTATCAGCAGGGGCTTTTAATGCATTATTAAAGACATTGGAGGAACCACCTTCATACGTCATCTTTATTTTAGCAACAACAGAAGTGCATAAGATTCCGATTACGATTCTTTCTAGATGTCAGCGCTATGATTTTAGAAGAATTAGTATTGAGACAATTTCGGATCGATTACGTGAAGTTACGGCGAAAGAGAATGTTGAAATTGAGGATAAAGCAGTAAAGTATATTGCGAAGTCAGCAGATGGAGCCTTACGTGATGCATTGAGTTTATTAGATCAATGTATGGCATTCTATTTTGATCAGACATTAACCTATGATAAGGTACTCGATGTGCTAGGTGCTGTCGATATTGAAGTATTTAGTAGATTATTAGATTGTGTTTTAAAAAATGATGTTGTCGCTTGTATTGAATTGATAGAAGAACTTGTAATTGATGGTAGAGAATTAGGACAATTTGTGATAGACTTTACATGGTATATGCGTAATCTGATGTTAGTTAAGACATCAGATCAGGGCATGGAAATGATTGATGTGTCTACAGAACATCAAAAAGTATTAAAGCAAGAATCCGAACATATTGAGTTAGAGACTTTAATGCGATATATTCGAGTTTTCTCTGATTTATCAAATCAGATTAAATACGCAACACAAAAGAGAGTTTTAATAGAAATCGCATGTATTAAGCTATGTAAACCTGCGATGGAAACAAATTATGATTCTCTTCTTGATCGTATTCGAGTGCTAGAACAAAAGATGGAAAATGGGATTACAGTTGTAAACCAACAGCCACAGCAGGTTACACAACAGGTACAGGTGCAGCAAGAACCGTCTCAAGAAGAGGCAATGGAGCAGCAGGCGTTTGCAGCAGCATTGCCAGAGGAACTACAATTAGTAGCCCAAAACTGGAGTCGAATTGTGGCTAGTATGGAAGGCCCAGTGAAGTCAATGCTTATGAATGCAAGACCGACACCTGGAGAGGGTAATATGCTAATGTTGGTGTTTGATGATGAACTTTGTAAAAATTTTGTGGAGAAAGAAGAACACATTGATCAGATACAACAGGCAATCAGAAAACAGATTAAGAAAGATGTTAGTGTTAAGACAAGATTAATCAATCAACAAAGCGAGTCAATGGATAAGGTCCAGGACTTAAGCAAACTGATAAAGAATGTTGACATTGAATATGTATAA
- a CDS encoding predicted nicotinate-regulated transporter BH3254, which yields MEFLKKYFQRIFIDGLSGMALGLFCTLIVGTIIQQVSSFVGGSVGSQLYTIGKVASVLTGAGIGCGVAYKFKESPLVVLSAATAGMVGAYASKILAGTLVVKGAVSLAGPGEPLGAFIAAYVAIEIGHIISGKTGIDIILTPSVSILAGSFVGILIGPGVSSFMADIGAIINWSTENGNPLIMGIVVSVVMGMVLTLPISSAALGIILNLNGLAAGAATVGCCANMIGFAVISFRENGFGGFIAQGLGTSMLQVPNIIKKPTIWLPAILSSAILGPVSTMVFQMKNSAAGCGMGTAGLVGQMTTYETMSSGGNTTIVLAKIIILHFILPAILSLGIAEFMRKKGWIKGNDLKLDI from the coding sequence TTGGAATTTTTAAAGAAATATTTTCAACGAATTTTTATTGATGGACTCAGTGGAATGGCACTTGGCTTATTCTGCACACTTATTGTAGGTACAATTATTCAACAAGTTTCATCTTTTGTAGGTGGAAGTGTTGGATCACAGCTTTATACAATTGGTAAGGTTGCATCAGTTCTTACTGGAGCAGGAATTGGTTGTGGTGTAGCCTATAAGTTTAAAGAGAGTCCTCTTGTAGTATTATCAGCAGCAACGGCCGGAATGGTAGGAGCGTACGCATCGAAGATATTAGCGGGAACACTCGTTGTTAAGGGAGCGGTATCTCTTGCGGGCCCAGGAGAACCGCTTGGAGCATTTATTGCCGCCTATGTGGCAATTGAAATTGGTCATATTATCTCAGGAAAGACGGGAATTGATATTATTCTTACGCCATCTGTTAGTATATTGGCAGGATCTTTTGTTGGAATTTTAATTGGTCCGGGAGTTTCTTCATTTATGGCTGATATTGGAGCCATCATCAATTGGAGTACGGAAAATGGAAATCCATTGATCATGGGAATTGTTGTCTCGGTTGTAATGGGAATGGTACTGACATTGCCAATTAGTTCAGCGGCATTGGGAATTATTCTGAATTTGAATGGATTAGCAGCAGGAGCTGCAACAGTTGGATGTTGTGCAAATATGATTGGTTTTGCAGTGATTAGTTTTCGTGAAAATGGCTTTGGAGGATTTATTGCACAAGGACTTGGCACTAGTATGCTTCAAGTACCTAATATCATAAAGAAACCAACAATCTGGCTTCCGGCGATTTTAAGCAGCGCGATTTTGGGACCAGTTTCGACGATGGTGTTTCAGATGAAAAATAGTGCAGCAGGATGTGGAATGGGAACAGCAGGATTAGTTGGACAAATGACCACTTATGAGACTATGTCATCAGGGGGAAATACAACAATTGTATTGGCCAAGATAATTATTCTACATTTCATATTACCTGCAATCCTTTCGCTTGGAATTGCAGAGTTTATGCGTAAAAAGGGTTGGATTAAAGGTAATGATTTAAAATTAGATATTTAG
- a CDS encoding capsule biosynthesis protein capA translates to MKRAFRVFLVLVCIFVMGSIGLWHYAKQTQGTQASAKLSESKKVQRILEKKAVKVQAKTKVSQKPVNTPVPKVEEVSLLAVGDNLIHSQIIRDGNRGNGKYDFNHLYDGIRSDVKKADYAVINQETILGGTKLGCSGYPRFNSPTQVGDAVVKAGFNIVLHATNHSMDRGEVGMQNSLNYWKTKKGVTVLGANKSQTERNTIRIVNKNGIRIAMLNYTFSLNGLPMPKDRRYMVDLLEENKVKADIEKAKKESDFIIVFPHWGTEYMLKPVAYQKKWASIFLDAGVDLVIGAHPHVVEPIEWMKREDGHKMLVYYSLGNYISSQTDMARMLGGMAKLTIKKKGDEHAYIDKANVTPIVTHIHNGHYTVYKLKNYSESLARVHKLRVRGTSFSKAGLEALASQVFGKWRSDR, encoded by the coding sequence ATGAAGAGGGCATTTCGAGTATTTTTAGTCCTTGTTTGTATCTTTGTTATGGGTTCGATTGGGTTATGGCATTATGCAAAGCAGACACAAGGTACACAAGCAAGTGCAAAATTAAGTGAATCTAAAAAAGTACAGCGTATTTTAGAAAAGAAAGCTGTTAAAGTACAAGCCAAAACAAAAGTATCGCAAAAACCAGTTAATACACCTGTGCCAAAGGTGGAAGAGGTTTCTCTACTTGCTGTAGGAGATAATTTGATTCATTCGCAAATAATTCGCGATGGAAATAGGGGCAATGGAAAATATGATTTTAATCACTTGTATGACGGAATACGTTCGGATGTTAAGAAAGCAGATTATGCGGTAATAAATCAAGAAACGATTTTGGGTGGTACAAAGTTAGGATGTTCTGGATATCCTAGGTTTAATTCACCTACTCAGGTAGGGGATGCTGTTGTAAAAGCTGGGTTTAATATTGTTTTACATGCAACCAATCATTCTATGGATCGCGGTGAGGTTGGTATGCAGAACAGCTTGAACTATTGGAAAACAAAGAAGGGTGTAACGGTGCTCGGTGCAAATAAGAGCCAAACAGAGCGAAATACAATCCGAATTGTTAATAAGAATGGTATTCGAATTGCAATGCTAAACTATACATTTAGTTTAAATGGACTTCCGATGCCTAAGGATCGCCGATACATGGTTGATTTATTGGAAGAGAATAAAGTGAAAGCAGATATTGAAAAGGCAAAGAAGGAGTCGGATTTTATTATTGTGTTTCCGCATTGGGGAACCGAGTATATGTTAAAGCCAGTTGCTTATCAAAAGAAGTGGGCCTCAATCTTTTTAGATGCGGGAGTTGATCTTGTCATTGGTGCACATCCTCATGTTGTGGAGCCAATTGAGTGGATGAAGCGAGAGGATGGTCATAAGATGCTTGTGTATTATTCGCTTGGTAATTACATATCATCACAAACGGATATGGCTCGAATGCTAGGTGGTATGGCGAAATTAACGATTAAGAAAAAAGGGGACGAGCATGCTTATATTGATAAAGCGAACGTGACACCAATTGTAACCCATATTCATAATGGTCATTATACAGTTTATAAGCTTAAGAATTATTCAGAGAGTCTTGCTAGAGTACATAAATTAAGAGTCAGGGGTACCAGCTTTTCAAAGGCTGGATTGGAAGCTCTTGCAAGTCAGGTATTTGGTAAATGGAGATCAGATCGATAA